Within Hydrogenispora ethanolica, the genomic segment ATCCGGTATTTGGAACATAACTCATGCGGCAAGGCGTATATATAAGCGCATTCCGGCAGATTGGTATGGAGCGCGGTATCGAATACCGCCACTTGAGTAATCCCCGGGAATAAGCGTTCACAGGCCTCGATCCCTTTTAAGTTGGGCGGATTGTGCAGTGGCGCCAGGTCGCAATAGGAAGCGATGATCTCCTTGACATGGGCATCCACCACCACCGCCCCGGTAACCTCGCGGCCGCCGTGCACCGCCCGGTGGCCGATGGACTCGACGGCTCCCTCGCCGAACGCCGCGATGATCTGCTGCATCAGAACTTCAAGTCCGGCCGCATGATCGGGGATCGCGGCAGTTTCGCGCCGCTCCGCCGTATCGGATTTCAAGGTAACGACCGCATCCGCTTTGCCGATCCGTTCCACCGCTCCCTTGGCCAGGACCTTTTCCTCCGGCATCTCCATCAATTTGCATTTGATGGATGAGCCGCCGCAGTTCACCACCAATATCTTCATTGCCACACCACCTAACAGCGTTGTGATAAACCCTGCCCGAAGGTCAGAATTGTGCCCAAAAGCTCAGAAAAGCAAGAGATAAAATCGTTTAATTCTTTAGCAAGAGAATTTGAAAGACTTCATCCCATGGCTTCTTTAAAGCAATTTAGCCCATAGATCGGGATGAGGAGAGGGTATAACATCCCACGCCAATAACATCCCCGATTCCATCACTTGCTTGACTGCGGCTTCCCCCGCCAGGCGGACCGCGCTGACTTCGCCGGAGAAGAATACCACTGATTTGCCGCCCATCCCGCGCGCCAAGCGGATCTCCAGCAGTTGAACCGCCGCGGCTTTGACGGCTGTGTCCGCGGCCTGGACGGCGGCCGCGACCGAAAAAGTTTCGATAATTCCAAGCGAACCCCCGGGTTGGATATCTGTTGCGCCGGCCAAAGCGGGAAAGAGCGCCGGATCGACCCGGGCCAATAAAAACTGATCGACAATATCGCCCTTACTCTCCCGGACTGCAACTTCCAAGGCGCTTTGAACCGCCCCGACTTCGCCCCCAAATAAGGCGATATATTTGCCCGGGCAGACGGAGCCGGCCTGCAACAGTTCAACCGCGGCCGTTTTAAGCAAGGCGTCGGTGGCCTTGACTCCCAGGACGATGCTCTTCCACTCCAATAAACCAATGGCCTGACCTTGATTATTCATCTGTAGACCTCAAACCGCTTTAATCGTAATCGCTTGATCGATCTGCACCACTTGGCCGTCGATACTGGCGTGATGAATACTGCCCAGTTTCCCCGGCGGAGGTTCGGCGATGACTTGCCCCCGGTTTACGTAGGCCCCGGCTTGCACCGTGGGTTGTGCCGCGACGCCCGCCCCCTGCTTTAAGGGGATGGTAACCATCGCCGGCTGGAATTCTTCTTCCCGTAACGGCGCCGGAACATTATAGGCGGATAGATTAAGCCGGGCCAGCAAGCGCGCGGAGGGGATCCGCCGCCACTCCCGCTCGCGGCGGGGCGCAGCCGGACGATCCCGGAACGGATTGGCAACTCCCGCGGCCGCCAACTGGCGCTTCATCTCCTGGTGCAATTGCCGGGGCGAAAGCCCCATCGGACAGGCAAAAGTGTCGCAAACGCCGCATTCGGAACAGAGATAAGCCTGGGTGTAATGGGCGGCGGAATCCACCAGGCCATAAGCCGCGGCATTGAGGGAACGGTGCGGTTCCAACGGATGCCCCAGCAAATAGCGGGGACAAAGATCGGTACACATCCGGCAATTGCAGCAGACGGCAGCCGCCCGGCGAATCTGGGCCCGCAAGGGAACCTGCCGGGTCGTCAAACAGGAATGGCCTTCCGGTAAAACGATGATCCCTTTGGTCGTCTTGGTGACCACGTCACCTATGCCGGCCAACTTGCCCATCAAAGGCCCTCCGTCAATCAAACCGTAACGGCTGGTGGTCGGCCCGCCGGCCAATTCGAGCAGATCCGCAAAATTGGTGCCGAGCGGCACGGCCACGGTTGCGGGTTTGGCAACCGCTCCCGTAACCGTGACATATTTGATGATGACCGGTTGCCCCTGGCTAGCCAGCGCCACGTTATAAAGCGTCTCCACATTCAGGACCGTGACTCCTACCGCGGGCGGGATTCCTCCCGGCGGCACGACCCGGCCGGTGGTTTCATAAACCAGGACCTGTTCATCGCCGGCCGGATAGCGATCATCCAGCAGGCAAAGGCGCATATTGGGATAAGCTTTGACCGCCTGATTCAGCGCGGTTTCCGCTTGATGATACTTATTTTTCAGAGCGAAAATTCCTTGCTTCGCTCCGGTGGCTTCCAACGCGGCGGCTAAACCTTGCGCGAGCCGTTCGGCGTGAGCGGCGGCAAGTTCCTGATCGACCCGTAATAAAGGTTCGCACTCGGCGCCATTGATCAGGATCGTGTCCGGCTTCGCTTGCAATTTAACGTGAGTGAGAAACCCCGCCCCGCCGGCTCCGACGACTCCGCTATTCCGGACCGTTTCGACCAAATCCATGGTCTAAATGAACCTCCCCGCCGCGTTCAGATGGATCCGTTTGCGGCAGAAGGATTTCGGCGTACAAACTCCCTCGCCCGTTTTCGAGCTGGCGATGGTATGGCCGAACACGCCGGGGCCGCCGATGCCCAACGAGGCGAAGGATGGCGCATTGCTGACCAAAATCGTGGTGTCGATCATCCGGCCGAAATAGTGAATCCGCTCCGCCAGGCCGCTATGAATCATCGCGGTATGCCGAAAACCGTGTTCGGCTTGGACCGCTGCCGCCACCGCCGCCTGAAAGTCGGGAACGCGGACCACCGGAATCACCGGCATCAACTGTTCCAAACCGACCAAAGGATGATCGGCGGCCGCTTCAAACAATACCTCCCGCACTCCGGCCGCTGGTTCAATCCCGGCGGCTTTTAAGATAGAATCAGCGTTCTTACCGACAAATTCGGTGTTAATGCGGCCTTCCTTCACGACCAGCCGGGTGACGGCGGCCGCCTGATTGCTCTCGATGAGCTGCCCTCCTTCATGGACGGCGGCGGCCAGGAAGGCATCGGCGACACTGTTGACGATGAAAATCACTTTTTCGGCGATACACAAAATGTTATTATCGAAGCTGGCGCCGTCGATAACCTGTTTCGCGGCGCGGGCGATATCGGCAGTCTCATCGATGATCACCGGCGGATTGCCCGGCCCGGCGACAATCGCCTTTTTCCCGGCCTCCAAAGCCGCCTTCTCGACGCCCGGTCCTCCCGCCGCCGTCACCAATTGGGTCAATGGATGTTTCATGGCGGCCGCGACCGTCTCCATGGTGCCTTCCGCCACCGCGGTCAGCACATTGGGCGGTCCACCCGCTTTGATGACCGCTTCATTGATGATTTTCAGGGCGCTTAACGATGCGGCCTGTGCCCGGGGGTGCGGGGCGATAAAGGCGGCATTGCCTCCGGCCACGAAGATGATCGCCTGATTGATGATCATCGCCGTGGGATGGGTCGCCGGAGTGATCGAAACGATCAATCCGAACGGTGCGTATTCCGTAATCAGTTGACCGCTGTCATCGGCCTGCACGCCGGAGACGAGATCCTCGGTTCCCGGCGAAAGCCGCGCGGCGTTGATGTTCTTTTGGATCTTATCCTCCACCCGGCCGAATCCGGTTGCCTCCTGCGCCTTGCGGGCCAGAAACTCGGCCTGGGCGATTCCGGCCGTACGGATCGCGCTGATCAAGACTTCCCGTTGCGTTCTGCCCATGGCCGCCAATTTGCGTTGGG encodes:
- a CDS encoding BMC domain-containing protein codes for the protein MNNQGQAIGLLEWKSIVLGVKATDALLKTAAVELLQAGSVCPGKYIALFGGEVGAVQSALEVAVRESKGDIVDQFLLARVDPALFPALAGATDIQPGGSLGIIETFSVAAAVQAADTAVKAAAVQLLEIRLARGMGGKSVVFFSGEVSAVRLAGEAAVKQVMESGMLLAWDVIPSPHPDLWAKLL
- a CDS encoding 4Fe-4S dicluster domain-containing protein, whose protein sequence is MDLVETVRNSGVVGAGGAGFLTHVKLQAKPDTILINGAECEPLLRVDQELAAAHAERLAQGLAAALEATGAKQGIFALKNKYHQAETALNQAVKAYPNMRLCLLDDRYPAGDEQVLVYETTGRVVPPGGIPPAVGVTVLNVETLYNVALASQGQPVIIKYVTVTGAVAKPATVAVPLGTNFADLLELAGGPTTSRYGLIDGGPLMGKLAGIGDVVTKTTKGIIVLPEGHSCLTTRQVPLRAQIRRAAAVCCNCRMCTDLCPRYLLGHPLEPHRSLNAAAYGLVDSAAHYTQAYLCSECGVCDTFACPMGLSPRQLHQEMKRQLAAAGVANPFRDRPAAPRREREWRRIPSARLLARLNLSAYNVPAPLREEEFQPAMVTIPLKQGAGVAAQPTVQAGAYVNRGQVIAEPPPGKLGSIHHASIDGQVVQIDQAITIKAV
- a CDS encoding aldehyde dehydrogenase, with translation MVLDEQRIAAIVAEVIKGIKTAEPAGTDSGSGGIFQTVDAAIQAAAAAQRKLAAMGRTQREVLISAIRTAGIAQAEFLARKAQEATGFGRVEDKIQKNINAARLSPGTEDLVSGVQADDSGQLITEYAPFGLIVSITPATHPTAMIINQAIIFVAGGNAAFIAPHPRAQAASLSALKIINEAVIKAGGPPNVLTAVAEGTMETVAAAMKHPLTQLVTAAGGPGVEKAALEAGKKAIVAGPGNPPVIIDETADIARAAKQVIDGASFDNNILCIAEKVIFIVNSVADAFLAAAVHEGGQLIESNQAAAVTRLVVKEGRINTEFVGKNADSILKAAGIEPAAGVREVLFEAAADHPLVGLEQLMPVIPVVRVPDFQAAVAAAVQAEHGFRHTAMIHSGLAERIHYFGRMIDTTILVSNAPSFASLGIGGPGVFGHTIASSKTGEGVCTPKSFCRKRIHLNAAGRFI